A stretch of Nonomuraea africana DNA encodes these proteins:
- a CDS encoding energy-coupling factor transporter transmembrane component T family protein, giving the protein MDVTPRYLGGDSFLGRRDPRVLLLVPVLYLVAVARLSDLRVILLCGLVALAYYLSAGIPWRAVRANWAFVLTLMTITVLVNSVFTDALQIEATTEAPTLFEMPITGNAVSTATLSYSATLLVRFVSLAMMGFPVAFCVAPGDLGVTFARLKVSQRLAFGVDLTFRFLPSTAAGMQEIIDAQRVRGYDHPRTSNPVRRLKSLKPVVIPLTVNSLIDAEDTSNAMDLRGFGAKHRTWMRELAFDRTDYLVLSAFAALAVGLLAYKIFGSDVVWVP; this is encoded by the coding sequence ATGGACGTCACGCCACGTTACCTGGGCGGGGACTCCTTCCTCGGCCGCCGTGATCCGCGCGTGCTCCTGCTGGTCCCGGTGCTCTACCTCGTGGCCGTGGCGCGCCTCAGCGACCTGCGGGTGATCCTGCTGTGCGGCCTGGTGGCCCTGGCCTACTACCTGTCGGCGGGCATCCCGTGGCGGGCGGTCAGGGCCAACTGGGCGTTCGTGCTGACGCTGATGACGATCACCGTGCTGGTCAACAGCGTCTTCACCGACGCCCTTCAGATCGAGGCGACCACCGAGGCGCCGACCCTGTTCGAGATGCCGATCACCGGCAACGCGGTCAGCACCGCCACGCTGTCGTACTCGGCGACGCTGCTCGTGCGGTTCGTGTCGCTGGCGATGATGGGCTTTCCCGTCGCGTTCTGCGTCGCGCCGGGCGATCTCGGTGTCACCTTCGCCAGGCTCAAGGTCTCGCAGCGGCTGGCCTTCGGGGTGGACCTCACCTTCCGCTTCCTGCCGTCGACCGCGGCCGGGATGCAGGAGATCATCGACGCCCAGCGCGTGCGCGGCTACGACCACCCGCGCACCAGCAACCCGGTCAGGCGGCTGAAGTCGCTCAAGCCCGTCGTCATCCCGCTCACCGTCAACTCCCTCATCGACGCCGAGGACACCTCCAACGCCATGGACCTGCGCGGGTTCGGCGCCAAGCACCGCACCTGGATGCGCGAGCTGGCCTTTGATCGCACCGACTATCTTGTTCTGTCCGCGTTCGCCGCACTGGCGGTGGGCCTGCTCGCCTACAAGATCTTCGGGAGCGACGTCGTATGGGTTCCGTGA
- a CDS encoding ECF transporter S component, with product MKSETVRPPLWEINSRVVVFAAVGAALYAVLGLISFTIPGTQNVDIRPAFALVPFFGMRFGPIAGFFTGLVGNIVIDQIKGYGALTYWNWSLANALTGLLAGILFALVVSRINKEAVRLVAVGVLTWVAMLIAFATTITDMWLQDLTFGAWAGIAFGPLLISNTLVALILTPALDAVWEPVSKRIGR from the coding sequence ATGAAGTCCGAGACAGTCCGGCCTCCCCTCTGGGAGATCAACTCCAGAGTGGTGGTCTTCGCCGCCGTCGGCGCCGCCCTCTACGCGGTCCTCGGCCTGATCAGCTTCACCATCCCCGGCACCCAGAACGTCGACATCCGCCCCGCCTTCGCCCTCGTGCCCTTCTTCGGCATGAGGTTCGGGCCGATCGCCGGATTCTTCACCGGCCTGGTCGGCAACATCGTCATCGACCAGATCAAGGGCTACGGCGCGCTCACCTACTGGAACTGGAGCCTGGCCAACGCCCTCACCGGGCTGCTCGCGGGCATCCTGTTCGCGCTCGTCGTCTCGCGGATCAACAAGGAGGCCGTCCGCCTGGTCGCGGTGGGCGTGCTCACCTGGGTGGCGATGCTCATCGCCTTCGCCACCACCATCACCGACATGTGGCTGCAGGACCTGACCTTCGGGGCGTGGGCCGGTATCGCCTTCGGTCCGCTGCTGATCAGCAACACGCTCGTCGCGCTCATCCTCACGCCCGCGCTGGACGCGGTCTGGGAACCGGTCTCCAAGCGCATCGGCAGGTAG
- a CDS encoding nitrate- and nitrite sensing domain-containing protein gives MASQSLRFKLYSLLSLPIVALIGLWTFVAGHTLGDFFELSTATAVFEEIGGPATVVVGSLQQERRDSALFLSSERPDTLRLADARRRTDQAIEQFRTRATGERASTVTNEEVRVAVEAVLDGAHGLTRLREKVDERQTNRLEAVQAYGGLTDTVYRLFDRLITVPEVRLFQQAIALRRIAHAQDLLSREDALVSGAVISGKLTHDEYEAMEVLSPNRQLLLTDGVAALDTELRAPFERMVASPDHKQLVSLEHEIVEEAGLPADRAAWQSVTSRLDPALDQLLASRIDLLTARTDDSAGGIIVRIIIVGGLGLAAILAAVIWSVRLGRGLVEELDGLRGAATDLAEVRLPEIVERLRLGQPVEAGAPRITTSGATQEVRDLANAFDSVQRTAVQAAVGQAELRQGLNRVFRNLARRNQSLVHRQLGQLDAMQRKTAEPDQLSDLFRLDHLTTRMRRQAEGLVILSGAPAGRHWRRPVAMLDVVRGAVAEVEDYLRVNVRPMPHCTLTGGAAADVIHLLAELVENATVFSPPTTQVDVGGELVARGFAVEIEDRGLGLPDAERAELNRRLAEPPEFDLADSDRLGLFVVGRLAVRHGIKVTLQRSPYGGTTAVVLIPPSLMTDPTSDLAHTQAD, from the coding sequence ATGGCCTCCCAGAGTCTCCGTTTCAAGCTGTACTCGCTGCTCAGCCTGCCGATCGTGGCGCTCATCGGGCTGTGGACGTTCGTGGCGGGGCACACGCTCGGCGACTTCTTCGAGCTGTCCACCGCCACGGCCGTCTTCGAGGAGATCGGCGGGCCGGCCACCGTGGTGGTCGGCTCCCTCCAGCAGGAACGCAGGGACTCCGCCCTCTTCCTCAGCTCCGAGCGGCCCGACACGTTGCGGCTGGCCGACGCGCGCCGCCGTACGGACCAGGCGATCGAGCAGTTCAGGACCAGGGCCACCGGCGAGCGGGCCTCGACCGTGACCAACGAGGAGGTCCGCGTGGCCGTCGAGGCGGTGCTCGACGGCGCCCACGGCCTGACCAGGCTCAGGGAGAAGGTGGACGAGCGGCAGACGAACCGGCTGGAGGCCGTCCAGGCCTACGGCGGCCTCACCGACACCGTGTACCGGCTCTTCGACCGGCTCATCACCGTCCCCGAGGTCAGGCTCTTCCAGCAGGCGATCGCGCTGCGGCGCATCGCCCACGCCCAGGACCTGCTCTCCCGCGAGGACGCGCTCGTCTCGGGCGCGGTGATCTCGGGCAAGCTCACCCACGACGAGTACGAGGCCATGGAGGTCCTGTCGCCCAACCGGCAGCTCCTGCTGACCGACGGCGTCGCCGCGCTCGACACGGAGTTGCGCGCCCCCTTCGAGCGGATGGTCGCCTCACCCGACCACAAGCAGCTCGTCAGCCTCGAGCACGAGATCGTCGAGGAGGCCGGGCTGCCCGCCGACCGCGCCGCCTGGCAGTCCGTCACCAGCAGGCTCGACCCCGCCCTCGACCAGCTGCTGGCCTCGCGCATCGACCTGCTCACCGCGAGGACCGACGACTCCGCGGGCGGCATCATCGTCAGGATCATCATCGTCGGCGGGCTCGGGCTGGCCGCCATCCTGGCCGCCGTCATCTGGTCCGTACGGCTGGGCCGCGGCCTGGTGGAGGAGCTCGACGGCCTGCGCGGCGCCGCCACCGACCTGGCCGAGGTGCGACTGCCGGAGATCGTCGAGCGGTTGCGGCTCGGCCAGCCCGTCGAGGCGGGCGCCCCGCGCATCACCACCTCGGGCGCGACCCAGGAGGTGCGCGACCTCGCCAACGCCTTCGACAGCGTGCAGCGCACGGCCGTCCAGGCCGCCGTCGGCCAGGCCGAGCTGCGCCAGGGGCTCAACAGGGTCTTCCGCAACCTCGCCAGGCGCAACCAGTCCCTCGTCCACCGCCAGCTCGGCCAGCTCGACGCGATGCAGCGCAAGACCGCCGAGCCCGACCAGCTCAGCGACCTGTTCAGGCTCGACCACCTCACCACCCGCATGCGGCGGCAGGCCGAGGGACTGGTCATCCTGTCCGGCGCGCCCGCCGGCCGCCACTGGCGCCGCCCCGTCGCCATGCTCGACGTCGTGCGCGGCGCGGTCGCCGAGGTCGAGGACTACCTGCGCGTCAACGTGCGGCCCATGCCGCACTGCACGCTCACCGGCGGGGCCGCGGCCGACGTCATCCACCTGCTGGCCGAGCTGGTCGAGAACGCGACCGTCTTCTCCCCGCCCACCACCCAGGTCGACGTGGGCGGCGAGCTGGTCGCGCGCGGCTTCGCCGTCGAGATCGAGGACCGCGGGCTCGGCCTGCCCGACGCCGAACGCGCCGAGCTCAACCGCCGCCTGGCCGAACCGCCCGAGTTCGACCTGGCCGACAGCGACAGGCTGGGCCTGTTCGTCGTCGGGCGGCTGGCCGTACGGCACGGCATCAAGGTCACCCTGCAGCGCTCGCCGTACGGCGGGACCACGGCGGTCGTCCTGATCCCTCCGTCGCTCATGACCGACCCCACGAGTGACCTTGCTCACACCCAGGCCGATTAA
- a CDS encoding aldehyde dehydrogenase family protein has product MTRQIVSVVGGKDAASFTTYDSTNPARTSEVVARVGFADAGTFAAACRTAQEAQREWARTPAPVRGRVIASIGRLVEANAEALAALVTEEIGKPYAEALGEVREIVDTCDFFLGEGRRLYGQTVPSEMPDKNLFTFRNPVGVAAVITAGNFPVAVPSWYLVPALLCGNAVVWKPAEYAAASAHAMYRLFAASGLPEGVLNVVFADGVQTFEGLERALEEGTVQKVGFTGSSEVGRKIGELCGRHLQSPCLELGGKNPMVVMPDADLDLAVEGALFAGFGTAGQRCTSLGTVIVHESIHDAFVERFATAVKAAKVGEPMGDVLAGPLLDQKFADRFEEFLTWVEPHHTVVSGATGKISASSPRDGFTGEGGLYYHPTIVDGVTPEDRLFLEETFGPIVGVTAFRTLDEAIELANLPGYGLSSSIYTTDPRSAFRFREGISAGMVSVNNSTSGAEAHLPFGGNGKSGNGSRQSGLWVLDQFTRWQAMNWDHSGRLQKAQMDVADIVPDLEFRL; this is encoded by the coding sequence GTGACCCGTCAGATCGTCTCCGTCGTCGGCGGCAAGGATGCCGCCTCCTTCACCACCTACGACTCCACCAACCCGGCCAGGACCTCGGAGGTCGTGGCGCGCGTGGGGTTCGCGGACGCCGGCACCTTCGCCGCCGCCTGCCGTACCGCCCAGGAGGCCCAGCGGGAGTGGGCGCGCACGCCCGCGCCGGTGCGCGGCAGGGTGATCGCCTCGATCGGCCGCCTCGTGGAGGCGAACGCCGAAGCGCTGGCCGCGCTGGTCACCGAGGAGATCGGCAAGCCGTACGCCGAGGCGCTGGGCGAGGTCCGCGAGATCGTCGACACCTGCGACTTCTTCCTCGGTGAGGGCCGCAGGCTCTACGGCCAGACAGTGCCGTCCGAGATGCCGGACAAGAACCTGTTCACCTTCCGCAACCCGGTGGGCGTCGCGGCGGTGATCACGGCGGGCAACTTCCCTGTGGCGGTGCCGAGCTGGTATCTCGTGCCCGCGCTGCTGTGCGGCAACGCGGTGGTGTGGAAGCCCGCCGAGTACGCCGCCGCCTCCGCGCACGCGATGTACCGCCTGTTCGCCGCCTCCGGGCTGCCCGAGGGCGTGCTCAACGTGGTCTTCGCCGACGGCGTGCAGACCTTCGAGGGGCTGGAGCGCGCGCTGGAGGAGGGCACCGTGCAGAAGGTCGGCTTCACCGGCTCCTCCGAGGTCGGCAGGAAGATCGGCGAGCTGTGCGGACGGCACCTGCAGTCGCCGTGCCTGGAGCTCGGCGGCAAGAACCCGATGGTCGTCATGCCCGACGCCGACCTCGACCTGGCCGTGGAGGGCGCGCTGTTCGCCGGGTTCGGCACGGCGGGCCAGCGCTGCACCAGCCTCGGCACGGTGATCGTGCACGAGTCGATCCACGACGCGTTCGTCGAGCGCTTCGCCACGGCGGTCAAGGCGGCCAAGGTCGGCGAGCCGATGGGCGACGTGCTGGCCGGGCCGCTGCTCGACCAGAAGTTCGCCGACCGGTTCGAGGAGTTCCTGACCTGGGTCGAGCCGCACCACACGGTCGTCTCCGGCGCGACGGGGAAGATCTCGGCGAGCAGCCCGCGTGACGGCTTCACCGGCGAGGGCGGCCTCTACTACCACCCGACGATCGTCGACGGCGTCACCCCCGAGGACCGGCTGTTCCTGGAGGAGACCTTCGGCCCGATCGTCGGCGTCACCGCCTTCAGGACCCTCGACGAGGCGATCGAGCTGGCGAACCTGCCCGGCTACGGCCTGTCGTCGTCGATCTACACCACCGATCCGAGGTCCGCCTTCCGCTTCCGCGAGGGCATCTCGGCGGGCATGGTCAGCGTCAACAACTCCACCAGCGGCGCCGAGGCGCACCTGCCCTTCGGCGGCAACGGCAAGTCCGGCAACGGCAGCCGCCAGTCCGGACTGTGGGTGCTCGACCAGTTCACCCGCTGGCAGGCGATGAACTGGGACCACTCGGGCAGGCTGCAGAAGGCCCAGATGGACGTCGCCGACATCGTCCCGGACCTGGAGTTCCGCCTCTGA
- a CDS encoding cupin domain-containing protein, with amino-acid sequence MKLKVYPDGPSVDVDGEDEALASDLPGQLVLDGTRFLRRDVTGKAVAFVERPPIAAALDLLPHPEGGWFRQTWKTALTFEPDGYDGPRATATGIYFLLQPGEESVPHMVKSDEVWLWHRGGPLTLSIGEETITLGPLVEEGQLPQARVPAGVWQAARPAGEEAVLVSCVVSPGFEFADFTA; translated from the coding sequence GTGAAGCTGAAGGTCTACCCCGACGGTCCCAGCGTCGACGTCGACGGCGAGGACGAGGCGCTCGCCAGCGACCTCCCCGGCCAGCTCGTCCTCGACGGCACCCGCTTCCTGCGCCGCGACGTCACCGGCAAGGCCGTCGCCTTCGTCGAGCGCCCGCCCATCGCGGCGGCCCTCGACCTCCTCCCCCACCCCGAGGGCGGCTGGTTCAGGCAGACCTGGAAGACCGCCCTCACCTTCGAGCCCGACGGCTACGACGGCCCGAGGGCCACCGCCACCGGCATCTACTTCCTCCTCCAGCCGGGCGAGGAGTCCGTCCCGCACATGGTCAAGTCGGACGAGGTCTGGCTGTGGCACAGGGGCGGCCCGCTCACCCTCTCCATCGGCGAAGAGACGATCACCCTAGGGCCGCTGGTCGAGGAGGGCCAGCTGCCCCAGGCGCGGGTGCCCGCCGGAGTCTGGCAGGCCGCCCGCCCCGCGGGCGAGGAGGCGGTGCTGGTCAGCTGCGTCGTCTCCCCCGGCTTCGAGTTCGCCGACTTCACGGCCTGA
- a CDS encoding amidohydrolase family protein — protein sequence MSYSAPLVLPISGPAVRDGRIVVREGRIEEIGTGRGEIHYEGILVAGLVNAHTHLQYTAMAEIGRHVYASFEDWARAFDLAYFGGEDGSWNSAHRESAWDWAAGAIDGAWECLRTGTTAAADIVTDPEALVDTPLGGLRYLEAIGDSEDSWREGGRERFLDLLAKADAISPHAPYSLDTGVLADLARLAAERGMRTHIHLSESVHEREFTMHGSGPLEQYVTKLGLDFTILREHGAGLPPTAYIDSTGLLGPGCHIAHGVDLTAEDRALLRERRTAVALCPRSNHVLGLPGPDVAALLREGNPIAVGTDSLSSSPSLDLLADVAALRELAVRQGYREPDLDRRLIEAATLGGARAMGLEHEIGSLTPGHRADFAVFDLDPSSENPYRALAEHGAGRCVATVVGGSPLTEMT from the coding sequence GTGAGCTACAGCGCCCCTCTGGTCCTGCCCATCTCCGGGCCGGCGGTGCGCGACGGCAGGATCGTCGTGCGCGAGGGCAGGATCGAGGAGATCGGCACCGGCCGGGGCGAGATCCACTACGAGGGGATCCTGGTCGCCGGGCTGGTCAACGCCCACACCCACCTGCAGTACACCGCCATGGCCGAGATCGGCAGGCACGTCTACGCCTCCTTCGAGGACTGGGCGCGCGCCTTCGACCTGGCCTACTTCGGCGGCGAGGACGGCAGCTGGAACTCCGCCCACCGCGAGAGCGCGTGGGACTGGGCGGCGGGCGCGATCGACGGCGCGTGGGAGTGCCTGCGCACCGGCACCACCGCCGCCGCCGACATCGTCACCGACCCCGAGGCGCTCGTCGACACCCCGCTCGGCGGCCTGCGCTACCTGGAGGCGATCGGCGACAGCGAGGACAGCTGGCGCGAGGGCGGCCGCGAACGCTTCCTCGACCTGCTCGCCAAGGCCGACGCCATCTCCCCGCACGCCCCCTACTCCCTCGACACCGGCGTGCTGGCCGACCTGGCCCGCCTGGCGGCCGAGCGGGGCATGCGCACCCACATCCACCTCTCGGAGTCGGTCCACGAGCGCGAGTTCACGATGCACGGCTCGGGCCCGCTGGAGCAGTACGTCACCAAGCTCGGCCTCGACTTCACCATCCTGCGCGAGCACGGCGCGGGCCTGCCGCCCACCGCCTACATCGACTCCACGGGGCTGCTCGGGCCCGGCTGCCACATCGCCCACGGCGTCGACCTCACCGCCGAGGACCGCGCGCTGCTGCGCGAGCGGCGCACCGCGGTCGCGCTCTGCCCCCGCTCCAACCACGTGCTCGGGCTGCCGGGGCCGGACGTGGCCGCGCTGCTGCGCGAGGGCAACCCCATCGCCGTCGGCACCGACTCGCTGTCGTCGTCGCCCTCCCTCGACCTGCTCGCCGACGTCGCCGCGCTCCGAGAGCTGGCCGTACGGCAGGGCTACCGCGAACCCGACCTCGACCGGCGCCTCATCGAGGCCGCGACGCTCGGGGGAGCGCGCGCCATGGGCCTGGAGCACGAGATCGGCAGCCTCACCCCCGGGCACCGCGCCGACTTCGCGGTGTTCGACCTCGACCCCTCCTCCGAGAACCCCTACCGGGCGCTGGCCGAGCACGGCGCGGGCCGCTGCGTGGCGACCGTGGTGGGCGGTTCACCTCTGACCGAAATGACCTGA
- a CDS encoding CehA/McbA family metallohydrolase, translating into MRDDPMLPEPVARMLEEYRQLLADHGMTWGEPPIAYVRVMSQSRFVEVGPFWREARRLVREQVPGAGPAELQRLECELDYDEVLRGALGPIPPEGLAVLRLTPDGHDLRGRTRAVVGGAPLPLTLLIDSACDHAAYVMVNEQEYEVGAKGARLVELDTAADVRIDGRVINLSGLTRTAPRAALRLRAGFPCRWSVWNADGQGWYPPGVPPKRDYNGVPYFHGDDLVLPVPAEPLTVRVTRGMEYGCAETSLTPPEHIETLVELAPKRIYDAAARGWYGGDLHVHLNYVGDLVAPPKWAADSQHGEDLHVLSLLAANVSGERVLDKEALEHWAGQDLPWSDATHVARMGVEHRNDLFGHLHAFAPDGPPSLYSTGFAGAPDWPPTTEALKELRELGALVGYAHAFRGPTETPEQLVGTPGCTARMVVVDAALGLVDGFELLHFSSATGSARAYRRLIGAGNRLAAVAGTDSMLTFTRQRMEMVASPVGWERTYARVEGPLTAAAYADAVRRGRTFATTGPFLELSVEGRGPGETLDLMQGERVRVTAKVVGPEVERLTLLTADGELASSPGSEVSAELTVQWPTYVVAVADGAAHPRSLFTHVYAHTSPVYLDVDHRRVAREDDVTFCLRWIDLLEELVRTTARLEHRRQLDDYLSVFDEARRVYRSRLA; encoded by the coding sequence ATGCGTGACGATCCGATGCTTCCAGAGCCCGTCGCCCGGATGCTGGAGGAATACCGACAGCTCCTCGCCGACCACGGGATGACCTGGGGCGAACCTCCCATCGCCTATGTCAGGGTCATGAGCCAGTCACGGTTCGTGGAGGTCGGTCCGTTCTGGCGCGAGGCCAGGCGCCTGGTCAGGGAGCAGGTCCCGGGCGCGGGGCCGGCCGAGCTGCAGCGGCTGGAGTGCGAGCTCGACTACGACGAGGTACTGCGTGGCGCGCTCGGCCCCATCCCGCCCGAGGGGCTGGCGGTGCTCCGCCTCACCCCGGACGGCCACGATCTGCGTGGCCGCACGAGGGCGGTGGTGGGCGGCGCGCCGCTGCCGCTCACGCTGCTGATCGACAGCGCGTGCGACCACGCGGCGTACGTGATGGTGAACGAGCAGGAGTACGAGGTCGGCGCCAAGGGCGCGCGTCTGGTGGAGCTCGACACGGCCGCCGACGTGCGCATCGACGGCCGCGTCATCAACCTGTCCGGCCTGACCCGCACCGCGCCCAGGGCCGCCCTCCGCCTGCGCGCGGGCTTCCCGTGCCGGTGGAGCGTGTGGAACGCCGACGGCCAGGGCTGGTACCCGCCCGGCGTGCCGCCCAAGCGCGACTACAACGGCGTGCCGTACTTCCACGGCGACGACCTGGTCCTTCCCGTCCCCGCCGAGCCGCTGACGGTGCGCGTCACCAGGGGCATGGAGTACGGCTGCGCGGAGACCTCCCTCACCCCGCCCGAGCACATCGAGACGCTCGTGGAGCTGGCGCCCAAGCGCATCTACGACGCGGCGGCCAGGGGCTGGTACGGCGGCGACCTGCACGTCCACCTCAACTACGTCGGCGACCTGGTGGCGCCGCCGAAGTGGGCGGCCGACTCCCAGCACGGCGAAGACCTCCACGTGCTGAGCCTGCTGGCGGCCAACGTCTCGGGCGAGCGGGTGCTCGACAAGGAGGCGCTGGAGCACTGGGCGGGGCAGGACCTGCCGTGGTCCGACGCGACCCACGTGGCCAGGATGGGCGTCGAGCACCGCAACGACCTGTTCGGCCACCTGCACGCCTTCGCGCCCGACGGCCCGCCCTCGCTCTACTCGACGGGGTTCGCGGGCGCGCCCGACTGGCCGCCGACGACGGAGGCGCTGAAGGAGCTGAGAGAGCTGGGCGCGCTGGTCGGCTACGCCCACGCCTTCCGCGGCCCGACCGAGACGCCCGAGCAGCTGGTCGGCACGCCGGGCTGCACGGCCAGGATGGTCGTCGTCGACGCGGCGCTCGGCCTCGTCGACGGGTTCGAGCTGCTGCACTTCTCCAGCGCGACAGGCTCGGCGCGGGCCTACCGGCGGCTGATCGGCGCGGGCAACCGGCTGGCGGCGGTGGCGGGCACCGACTCGATGCTCACCTTCACCAGGCAGCGGATGGAGATGGTGGCCAGTCCCGTCGGCTGGGAGCGCACCTACGCGCGGGTGGAGGGGCCGCTGACCGCGGCCGCCTACGCCGACGCCGTACGGCGGGGGCGCACGTTCGCCACGACGGGGCCGTTCCTCGAGCTGTCGGTGGAGGGCAGAGGGCCCGGAGAGACGCTCGACCTGATGCAGGGTGAGCGGGTCCGCGTGACGGCCAAGGTGGTCGGACCCGAGGTGGAGCGGCTGACGCTGCTGACGGCCGACGGCGAGCTGGCCTCCTCACCGGGCTCCGAGGTGAGCGCGGAGCTGACCGTGCAGTGGCCGACGTACGTGGTGGCGGTGGCCGACGGCGCGGCCCACCCGCGCTCGCTGTTCACCCACGTCTACGCCCACACCAGCCCGGTTTACCTGGACGTCGACCACCGCAGGGTGGCGAGGGAGGACGACGTGACGTTCTGCCTGCGATGGATCGACCTGCTGGAGGAACTGGTGCGCACGACGGCCAGACTGGAGCACCGGCGGCAGCTCGACGACTACCTGTCGGTGTTCGACGAGGCCCGCAGGGTGTACCGCTCGCGCCTGGCTTGA
- the glnII gene encoding glutamine synthetase gives MSIKAEYIWIDGTEPTALLRSKTKILADGATPPVWGFDGSSTNQAEGHSSDRVLRPVFTCPDPIRGGEHILVLCEVEEIDGQAHGSNTRALLRPIAERFADQESWFGIEQEYTFFKGSRPLGFPEGGFPAPQGPYYCGVGADAIFGREIVELHLDRCLAAGLAISGINAEVMPGQWEFQVGPAGPLEVSDHLWIARWLLYRTAEEFGVEATLDAKPARGDWNGAGAHTNFSTKAMREGYDAIITACEALGEGDKPMEHVSQYGSGIESRLTGAHETAPWNKYSYGVSHRGASVRIPWQVEVDKKGYIEDRRPNANVDPYVVTRLLVDTCCTALEKAGQV, from the coding sequence GTGAGCATCAAGGCTGAGTACATCTGGATCGACGGCACCGAGCCCACGGCTCTGCTCCGCTCGAAGACGAAGATCCTGGCCGACGGCGCCACGCCGCCGGTGTGGGGCTTCGACGGCTCGAGCACGAACCAGGCCGAGGGCCACTCCTCCGACCGGGTGCTCCGCCCTGTCTTCACCTGCCCCGACCCCATTCGCGGTGGTGAGCACATTCTCGTCCTGTGCGAGGTGGAGGAGATCGACGGCCAGGCGCACGGCAGCAACACCCGCGCGCTGCTCCGTCCGATCGCCGAGCGTTTCGCCGACCAGGAGTCGTGGTTCGGCATCGAGCAGGAGTACACCTTCTTCAAGGGCTCGCGCCCGCTCGGCTTCCCCGAGGGCGGCTTCCCCGCCCCGCAGGGCCCGTACTACTGCGGTGTCGGCGCGGACGCCATCTTCGGCCGTGAGATCGTCGAGCTGCACCTCGACCGCTGCCTCGCCGCCGGTCTGGCCATCTCCGGCATCAACGCCGAGGTCATGCCCGGCCAGTGGGAGTTCCAGGTAGGCCCGGCCGGTCCGCTGGAGGTCTCCGACCACCTCTGGATCGCCCGCTGGCTGCTCTACCGCACCGCCGAGGAGTTCGGCGTGGAGGCCACCCTCGACGCCAAGCCCGCCCGCGGCGACTGGAACGGCGCCGGCGCGCACACCAACTTCTCCACCAAGGCGATGCGCGAGGGCTACGACGCCATCATCACCGCGTGTGAGGCGCTGGGCGAGGGCGACAAGCCGATGGAGCACGTCTCCCAGTACGGCTCGGGCATCGAGTCCCGCCTGACCGGCGCCCACGAGACCGCCCCGTGGAACAAGTACAGCTACGGCGTCTCCCACCGCGGCGCGTCGGTGCGCATCCCGTGGCAGGTCGAGGTGGACAAGAAGGGCTACATCGAGGACCGCCGCCCGAACGCCAACGTCGACCCGTACGTGGTGACCCGTCTGCTGGTCGACACCTGCTGCACCGCCCTGGAGAAGGCCGGCCAGGTCTGA
- a CDS encoding iron chaperone, translating to MRPETLTVDDYLAAVPPERAEAMALIRRMCLEELTGFTETILYGMPAYTRDGVGEVAFASQKQYISIYLTRTDVRDAHADRLVGHDMGKGCLRFRRPDKMDADLVRSMLRATAATRGPVC from the coding sequence ATGAGGCCCGAGACCCTGACCGTCGACGACTACCTCGCGGCGGTGCCCCCGGAGCGCGCCGAGGCCATGGCGCTGATCAGGCGGATGTGCCTGGAGGAGCTGACCGGCTTCACCGAGACCATCCTGTACGGCATGCCGGCCTACACCCGCGACGGCGTCGGGGAGGTGGCCTTCGCCAGCCAGAAGCAGTACATCTCCATCTACCTCACCCGCACCGACGTCCGCGACGCGCACGCCGACCGTCTCGTGGGGCATGACATGGGCAAGGGCTGCCTGCGCTTCCGCCGCCCCGACAAGATGGACGCCGATCTCGTCCGCTCCATGCTGAGGGCGACGGCCGCCACGCGCGGACCGGTCTGCTGA